One region of Zingiber officinale cultivar Zhangliang chromosome 7B, Zo_v1.1, whole genome shotgun sequence genomic DNA includes:
- the LOC122005059 gene encoding probable beta-1,3-galactosyltransferase 14, translated as MPMSPKIFYYRPASRFRRFSSSAFPILCLSLGLAGVLFGVFSITSPSRKCQDGEPRSVSVVWDRNGGDGAGGGVLERHKVMAFVGIQTGFGSVGRRRAIRQTWLPSSRQGLLRLEEATGLAFRFVIGKTNDKSKMAALQTEVNEYDDFMLIDIVEEYSNLPYKTLAFFKAAFALYDSDFYVKADDDIYLRPDRLSLLLAKERPTTQTYLGCMKKGPVYTDPNLKWYEPLAHLLGIEYFLHAYGPIYALSTDVVSSLVALRNNSFRMFSNEDVTIGSWMLAMNVNHENNLALCEPDCSSSSIAVWDIPRCSGLCNPERKMLQLHKNEICLGTPTSSDE; from the exons ATGCCGATGTCACCCAAGATCTTCTACTACCGCCCAGCGTCCCGCTTCCGCCGCTTCTCCTCCTCCGCCTTCCCCATCCTTTGCCTAAGCCTCGGCCTCGCCGGTGTGCTGTTCGGCGTTTTCTCCATCACGAGTCCCTCTAGAAAGTGTCAGGATGGCGAACCCAGGTCGGTCTCTGTTGTGTGGGACCGTAATGGCGGCGACGGAGCTGGTGGTGGAGTGCTGGAGCGCCACAAGGTGATGGCTTTCGTCGGGATCCAGACAGGGTTTGGATCTGTCGGCCGGCGGAGGGCTATCAGGCAGACCTGGTTGCCCTCCAGTCGCCAAGGTCTTCTTCG CTTGGAAGAGGCGACTGGCTTGGCTTTCAGATTTGTTATAGGAAAGAccaatgataaatcaaaaatggCAGCGCTTCAAACGGAGGTGAATGAGTATGATGATTTCATGCTTATAGATATTGTGGAAGAGTACAGCAATCTTCCATACAAAAC GTTGGCTTTCTTTAAAGCAGCGTTTGCCCTTTATGATTCCGATTTCTATGTGAAAGCAGATGATGATATATATTTGAGGCCAG ATCGCCTTTCCTTGCTTTTGGCAAAAGAGCGACCAACTACTCAAACATATCTCGGATGCATGAAGAAGGGCCCTGTTTACACTGACCCTAACCTCAAGTG GTATGAGCCACTAGCACACCTGCTTGGGATAGAATATTTTCTTCATGCTTATGGTCCCATATATGCGCTTTCAACAGATGTAGTTTCAAGCTTGGTTGCACTGAGAAACAACAG TTTCCGAATGTTCAGCAATGAGGATGTCACAATAGGTTCCTGGATGCTTGCTATGAATGTCAACCATGAGAACAACCTTGCTCTTTGTGAGCCTGATTGCTCATCATCATCAATCGCTGTTTGGGATATTCCAAGATGCTCAG GCCTCTGCAACCCAGAGAGGAAGATGCTACAACTCCACAAAAATGAGATATGTTTAGGAACTCCTACATCATCTGATGAATGA
- the LOC122005057 gene encoding protein CHUP1, chloroplastic-like, producing the protein MVAGKVKAAMGFQRSPATPKAETPRRSTSSPAFLKPPPPTAPSHPTPPSSNGKNVFVRSFGTYFPRSSSQVQPRPPDVAEMVRLLEELQERESRLRTQLVEQKLLQETVAIVPFLEKEIAAKGDDLARASQKIERLEAENQLLRDEIEALRSKIWSWEEVDQRKEKRIRDLEIELEEAKKRAYERGNGGTQRHSVRTLDGDECSSSQRFHGLNDSSMRLTLSRCFRKVSKSVELGSNQDDAKPNAINLKAETGEAEAAHQPLRGGEKEEVSRHRTPRVPRPPPTPLSSGNSSTSSSSTSSASYSETASSVMKSKGPNSETIPPIPPLPAPIGSRPPPPPPPPPPPPPPSSKGSRTSTATVRRVPEVVEFYHSLMRRDSKKESVSGISDASPAASAASNARDMIGEIENRSSHLLAIKMDVETQGDFIRFLIKAVQHATFTNIEDVVAFVKWLDDELSYLVDERAVLKHFEWPEKKADAMREAAFGYCDLKKLEAEASSFRDDPRQPCSSALKKLKALLEKLEQVVYNLSRARESAMKRYRGFGIPWEWMQESGYAAKIKLASVKLAMKFMQRVSSELKLIAGSPEEEELMLQGVRFAFRVHQFAGGFDVETMRAFQDLKDKASNLMLQNQHQTAKQQQQQQQQ; encoded by the exons ATGGTCGCCGGGAAGGTCAAGGCCGCAATGGGCTTCCAGCGGAGCCCTGCTACACCCAAGGCCGAGACACCCCGCCGCTCCACCTCCTCCCCTGCTTTTCTTAAGCCGCCACCGCCGACGGCACCGAGCCACCCGACGCCCCCTTCCTCCAACGGCAAGAACGTCTTCGTTCGCTCCTTCGGCACCTACTTCCCCCGATCCTCTTCCCAGGTTCAGCCTCGACCGCCCGATGTCGCCGAGATGGTCCGGCTCTTGGAGGAACTCCAAGAGAGGGAGTCCCGCCTCCGCACTCAGCTCGTGGAGCAGAAGCTCCTCCAGGAGACCGTCGCCATTGTGCCGTTTCTCGAGAAGGAGATTGCCGCTAAAGGCGATGATCTCGCCCGGGCAAGCCAGAAGATCGAACGGCTGGAGGCGGAGAACCAGCTGCTGAGGGATGAAATCGAGGCGTTGAGATCGAAGATTTGGAGCTGGGAAGAGGTCGACCAGCGGAAGGAGAAAAGGATCAGGGACCTCGAAATCGAGTTGGAGGAGGCGAAGAAGAGGGCATATGAGAGGGGCAACGGGGGCACGCAGAGGCACTCCGTGCGCACGTTGGACGGCGATGAGTGCTCCTCATCGCAGAGGTTCCATGGCCTAAACGATTCTTCCATGAGATTAACACTTTCACGGTGCTTCAGGAAAGTCTCAAAATCCGTCGAGCTTGGTTCAAATCAAGACGATGCAAAACCGAATGCAATAAATCTGAAAGCGGAAACAGGGGAAGCCGAAGCGGCGCATCAACCACTCCGAGGCGGCGAAAAAGAAGAAGTTTCGAGACACCGCACTCCTAGGGTTCCAAGACCACCTCCCACGCCTTTATCATCCGGCAACTCTtccacttcatcttcttcaaccTCGTCGGCTTCCTACTCTGAGACTGCATCCAGCGTTATGAAAAGCAAAGGCCCAAACTCAGAAACCATACCGCCGATCCCACCGCTACCAGCACCGATCGGATCGCGTCCTCCTccaccccctcctcctcctcctcctcctcctccaccgtcCTCGAAGGGGTCGAGGACGTCGACAGCCACCGTCAGACGAGTGCCGGAAGTAGTGGAGTTCTACCACTCATTAATGAGGAGGGACTCCAAGAAGGAATCCGTCAGCGGAATATCGGATGCATCCCCTGCAGCCTCCGCCGCTTCCAATGCCCGCGACATGATCGGCGAAATCGAGAACCGCTCCTCTCATCTTCTCGCG ATAAAGATGGATGTGGAGACGCAGGGCGATTTCATAAGGTTCTTAATTAAGGCGGTGCAGCATGCGACCTTCACCAACATCGAAGATGTCGTTGCCTTCGTCAAATGGCTCGACGACGAGCTCTCCTACCTG GTAGATGAGAGAGCTGTGTTGAAGCACTTCGAGTGGCCAGAGAAGAAGGCCGATGCCATGCGTGAGGCGGCCTTCGGGTATTGCGACCTAAAGAAGCTGGAGGCCGAGGCCTCGTCATTCCGTGATGATCCTCGCCAGCCATGCTCGTCCGCTCTCAAGAAGTTGAAGGCGCTACTTGAGAA ATTGGAGCAGGTGGTTTACAATTTGTCGCGAGCGAGAGAGAGCGCGATGAAGAGGTACAGGGGCTTCGGCATTCCTTGGGAGTGGATGCAGGAGAGTGGATACGCTGCCAAG ATCAAGTTGGCATCAGTGAAATTGGCAATGAAATTTATGCAAAGAGTCTCCTCCGAACTTAAGCTTATAGCAGGAAGCCCTGAAGAAGAGGAGCTCATGCTTCAAGGGGTCAGATTTGCTTTCCGAGTACACCAG TTTGCCGGAGGTTTCGATGTGGAAACAATGCGAGCATTTCAAGATCTCAAGGACAAAGCAAGCAACCTCATGCTACAAAACCAGCATCAAACCGccaagcagcagcagcagcagcagcagcagtag
- the LOC122007407 gene encoding uncharacterized protein LOC122007407 codes for MRKKHKHILQSKESLAQGKPLNKEQKQVLRSKPIMLTLIDYYKKLQCSLSVTVQEELNPASSGTTPAVYPPPPISTPQEETPIPVDDKEETDRAVIGILTLAYFGCLFDVKPLSEFAAMMLTRTHEHDCCLTYDYVTDDATDLLGEQDLDVSFVTSRVIYLGVLHKDALHACLQHTKLWLMNVDQPIQPGTSLTC; via the coding sequence ATGCGCAAGAAGCACAAGCACATCTTGCAGTCGAAGGAGAGCCTCGCGCAAGGGAAGCCGCTCAACAAGGAGCAGAAACAGGTTCTTCGTTCCAAGCCCATAATGCTCACTCTCATCGACTACTACAAGAAGCTCCAGTGTTCCCTCTCCGTCActgtccaagaggagctcaacccCGCCTCTTCCGGCACCACCCCTGCCGTATATCCTCCTCCTCCTATCTCTACCCCTCAAGAAGAAACCCCTATCCCCGTTGATGACAAGGAGGAGACGGATCGGGCCGTGATTGGCATTTTGACTCTGGCCTATTTCGGGTGTTTGTTCGATGTCAAGCCGCTGAGCGAGTTTGCGGCAATGATGTTGACCAGGACTCATGAGCATGACTGCTGTTTGACCTATGACTATGTGACGGACGATGCCACCGACCTGCTTGGTGAGCAGGATCTCGATGTATCCTTTGTCACTTCGCGGGTAATCTATTTAGGTGTCTTGCATAAGGACGCTCTCCATGCCTGCCTTCAGCACACAAAGCTCTGGCTTATGAACGTTGATCAGCCTATCCAGCCTGGGACATCACTCACCTGTTAG
- the LOC122005058 gene encoding embryonic protein DC-8-like, which produces MASHQEVKRESNSQEAEHGKEGMSLEEIGQHRATAQQNSIESLRAAEERYDKTKNASAAALDDTKEAVMHGLGAAGAYASAKGAEAKGVASQGVHVASEKGSEAKDYAAEKAHAAAEAAAQKAVAVKDLALEKGQQGLEVAKDTAVQAAAKTKDTAVSAGESAAGHVKRAAVQAKEATVASGESAVEYGKQAVVKTKDVVVGTGQTAAEYAKAISIKMKDATVSGGKKAVESTKLAADKAKEATLSAADYAQGKTAGSKETAVEATQKTVEYSGEKTEEAKETAKSISEKAMEKAEEAREATKEYTSEKTEEIKEAARAMSQKAMEKAQEAREAAKGKGEEAVKRAREKAEEAIEAAKRSLEYAGIKGEEAREKAKEDLKQAKEYAVQTSTQVEGKVDRKQEEEGEEHGKTKEAEVSAVASAGILEVIGMAVIEIAMSTADMIMGLDPTEEEAMI; this is translated from the exons ATGGCTTCGCATCAAGAGGTCAAGCGAGAATCCAATTCGCAAGAAGCGGAGCACGGGAAGGAGGGCATGTCGCTAGAAGAGATCGGGCAGCACCGCGCCACCGCGCAGCAGAACTCTATCGAGTCCCTCAGAGCCGCGGAGGAGCGCTACGACAAGACCAAGAACGCCAGCGCTGCAGCGCTCGACGACACCAAAGAGGCCGTCATGCATGGCCTCGGCGCCGCCGGTGCTTACGCCTCCGCTAAGGGCGCCGAGGCCAAGGGTGTAGCCTCACAGGGGGTCCATGTGGCGTCGGAGAAGGGCTCCGAGGCTAAAGATTACGCGGCCGAAAAGGCACACGCCGCGGCTGAGGCTGCTGCACAGAAGGCAGTGGCCGTAAAAGACTTAGCGCTCGAGAAGGGCCAGCAGGGGCTCGAGGTGGCCAAGGACACTGCCGTCCAGGCGGCAGCCAAGACGAAGGACACCGCAGTGAGCGCAGGGGAGTCTGCTGCGGGGCATGTGAAGCGAGCTGCTGTGCAAGCAAAGGAAGCTACTGTTGCTTCCGGTGAGAGTGCGGTAGAGTACGGGAAGCAGGCAGTCGTGAAGACGAAGGACGTCGTGGTGGGCACAGGGCAGACCGCAGCAGAGTACGCTAAGGCGATCTCCATTAAGATGAAGGATGCCACGGTAAGCGGAGGAAAGAAGGCCGTGGAGTCAACAAAGCTGGCAGCGGATAAAGCTAAGGAAGCGACGTTGAGTGCCGCCGACTACGCACAGGGAAAGACGGCCGGGTCCAAGGAGACCGCCGTTGAGGCGACACAGAAGACTGTGGAATACTCTGGGGAGAAGACAGAAGAGGCGAAGGAGACGGCGAAGAGCATAAGTGAAAAAGCCATGGAGAAGGCAGAAGAGGCCAGGGAAGCAACCAAGGAATATACGAGTGAGAAAACAGAGGAAATAAAAGAGGCAGCCAGAGCCATGTCGCAGAAGGCCATGGAGAAAGCACAGGAAGCAAGGGAAGCAGCGAAAGGCAAAGGGGAAGAGGCCGTGAAGAGAGCCAGAGAGAAGGCAGAGGAGGCAATAGAGGCCGCGAAGAGATCCCTGGAGTATGCAGGTATTAAGGGAGAAGAGGCAAGGGAGAAGGCAAAAGAAGATCTCAAGCAAGCTAAAGAGTATGCTGTCCAGACATCAACCCAAGTCGAG GGAAAAGTGGATCGGAAGcaagaggaggaaggagaagaacaTGGAAAAACAAAGGAAGCAGAAGTCTCTGCTGTAGCTAGTGCTGGAATACTCGAAGTTATTGGTATGGCTGTGATAGAAATTGCCATGTCTACAGCTGATATGATCATGGGATTAGACCCAACAGAAGAGGAGGCTATGATATGA